Part of the Mycolicibacterium mageritense genome is shown below.
GCGGGCTGTCGCACCGACCCCGCGTTGACCCGCACACCTTCAGGTGCAGCGATACAGCCCGTTGAGCACGCAATTCGACGGTGGCGAGTAGGTGCCGCTCAGCACGCCCCTCAAACCGCCTGTGGCGGTACCCCCCGGCGCGATGATGCGATTCCAATTCGCCGGAGTGAGCACATAGTGCGTGCCGTACTGCGCAAAGTTGCTGCTCCACGTGTGCGAAATGGATTCACCCGCAGGCAAGTCGAATTCGAGCCGCCAATCCGTCATCGGCACCGTGCTTGCGTTGACGATGGTGAAGTGGGCGATGAACCCCGTTTGCCACGTCGATGACACCGACAACCTCGCCGCGGCCGCAGCCGCCTGAGCTACCGGGGCGATCCCGAGGCAGGACATGGCAATCGCCAAGGCCACCACTGTTACCCGAAGCGTAGCGTTCCAGCGCTTCACACCTGCTTCCAGTCCGGCCACAGCAGACCACACTAAGACCAGCCAGGCGATGCCGGCTCCCCGCAGCACACAAGCTGCGGTACCTTTGCTGAACTGAAACCGTCGCGAGATTTTGCTCTCTGCCCTGACCCCGGTTGGTTGATCCAGGATGTATGAGAGTCCTGCAGGCCACGTTGTGGGCAGGAAGGCTCCACGGAATCATGGCGACGATGAAGCTGCACCACGCTCGAATGCCTCGCGCACTTGGGGTATGAACACCCGCAGCGCGGGGCTCGGCGACGGCGACCACACCACAGCCAACAACGCTGGCAACGCTATCCCGGTCAGTGGTACGGCGGACAAGTGGTCTCGGTGGGCAGCGGTCATCGACGCGCTGAGCACTCCGATCCCGAGCCCGCGTTCGACGAGGTCCGCCACGGTATCTGCCGCAGTCGCCTCGACCGTGATATGAGGGATGAATCCCGCAGCGGCGCAACCAATGTCCAAGGTGGCACGGATCCCGGTGCCGGCCGGCATTGACACGATCGGCTCGCCGTCTAGCTGATCGATCGCGATCCGCCGCCTCTTGGCCAGCCGATGCCCCAACGGCACCAGGGCAACCAAGTTCTCGCTGGCAATAGTCATTGCGCCGAGCCAGTCGGGCGGCTCGCCGGCCGCACCAACTAGGGCCATGTCAAGATCACCTGAACCGACTGCGTCGATCATTTGCTCCGAATTGCCCTCTTGGACAGATATTTCCACGCCTGGATGATCGCTGTGGAACTTCTCGATGGCGATGAACAACGGTGTGATGGTGCAGCCGACCACCATGCCGATGCGGAGTCGCCCGCGCAATAGACCCACGACGTCGTCCACCGCCTCCTGCACGCTTGCCGCTGCCGCTAGCGCGGCACGGGCAGGTGTGAGTGCTGCCGCTCCGGCCGCCGTCAACTTCGCGGTCCGCGTCGATCGGTCGAACAGTGGATGACCGAGTTCGTGTTCGAGCTGTCGGATCTGCGCGCTGATGCCCGATTGGCTGATGTGGACGCGCTGCGCCGCCCGGGTGAAGTTGGCCTCCTCGGCCACCGCTACGAAGTACTCCAACTGACGCAATTCCATAACCAGTGATTCTAGTTATCAGAAGAACAATCTGTTGGACTTCTATATCTGTCCGGTGCAGGGTGGATTCATCAAACAGAATTGGAGGCGAAAGGACTATGGTGACCACCCGCGAGAAGGCACTGCGCCCCGAGGATCTGACCCGCCTGTTCGTCGAGCGCGCCAATGCTGGCGACGCCGAAGGAATCGCGCTGCTCTACGAGAAAGACGCGGTGATCGCCTACCCACCGGGTCGCCAGACCGTCGGCAGAGCGGCGATTCAAGCCCTATGGCAGAAGGTACTTGGCAACCGGCCACACTTCGAACCGGAAGAGCCTCTGCCGACGCTGATCTCCGGTGACCTCGCACTGACCTCGACCCCACCCAAGGATCAAGTCGGCGCCCGCGCCCAGGTGGTTCGCCGCCAGCCCGACGGCAGCTGGCTACGGGTACTCGATCAACCCGAGTTCACAACAGGCCGTTGACCTTCCGACCTTCTCGTGTGCTGCCGAGTCGGCCACCCCAGCGCCTAGAGGACCGCGTTCATCTCCCAGGCGCTTCCGCCGAGGAGGGCATGCGCCTGAGTGATTCTCATCGCGTGACGACAAACCTGGAACCCCATCGACGAAGGGTCCGACTGGCGATCATTCGGTCTGTCGCCGGTCCGCACGCGGACTACCGCGGGTAAGCCCACCTATGACACCGCGGGGTGGTTGACCAATCGATGAACTACGAAGTCTCCAACGATGCGACCCCAATCGGTTTCGCAACATGTGAACAAGCCCGACAAATATCGCGGAGGAAAGCCGATGGCCGACAAGAAGTACGCCAGCCTGGCCGTGCCCGGTGCCCAGTTGCACTACGAAGTTCGCGGCGCTGGCCCCGTGCTGCTGATGCTCACCGGCGGACATGGCGACGCCCACACCATGGACGCGCTGGCCAACCACCTTGCCGACCAGTACACAGTTGTCACCTACGACCGACGGGGACTGTCACGGAGCAAGATTGACGTTCCACCGACGACACTTCGCGTGGAGACACACAGTGAGGACGCCAGCCGCCTTCTCACCGCACTGACGACCGAACCTGCATTCGTGTTCGGCAACAGCATCGGAGCGCTGATCGGGCTCGACCTGACCGCCTCCCACCCCGCCCAGGTTCATACCCTGGTCGCCCACGAACCGCCGCACCCGCCACTGCTGGCACCCCTCGACAGAACCCACGCCGAAGCGACGCTACAAGAGATGGAGATAACCAATCGCACCACGGGGCCGATTGCCGCCCTCGGGCTCCTCGTGGCAGATATCGGCGCGACCTACGACGACTTGGAACCAGGGGTCGAACCACCACAGCGGACCGGACCGGCTGCTGCCAACCTGAACTTCTTCCTCACACACGATCTCCCCGCAGTGACTCACTACAAGCTGAACTCAGCGAAGCTACAAGCAGCATCCACCGGAATCATCCCAGCCGGTGGCCGCGGCTCACGAGGAACCTGGCCCAACCGGTGCGCGGTCGCATTGGCCAATCGCCTTCGCACAAACATGGTGGAGTTGCCCAGTGACCACGTCGGCTATATGACTCACCCGAGGGCCTACGCCAGCGCGCTTGCACGCATCTTTAGCGGACTGACCGCCTCGCCACACTGAGCGGAGAGCACGTCGCAGAACGACCTCAGGCTCAACATCAGGACGCCAGACTGTTGCAGATCGGCGGCGTCTGCCTACTCATCTCGGTAATGGCCAGCCTGGATGCTTCCATCGTGGCAGTCGCTCAGCGCACGTTCGTCATCGAGTTCCACTCCACTCAAGCCGTTGTCGGCTCGACAACGACCTGATACGTCCTCGGGCTGGTGACCGTCACCCCGATGGCGGAGTGGGGAGCCGACCGATTATTCCGGCGGCTTTCCTCCCGAGGAAGCAGGCAACGATCGCTTCCGGTGCACTGATTTCAATGCGTATTCGGTCCGCGTCTGGCTCGTCCCGGGATGGCACGCGCAACTCGAGTTTCACCCCGTGGGTTGCAGGGCGAGTTCACGGACCGAGCGACTGCCGAGCGGCGTGAGTGCTGCGGCCACAAATCCGATTCCCGCGTACAGAGCGACGGTGGCCGGCCCCAACCATGCCGCGGTCGGTCCGACGAGTAACTGTCCGACGGGGACACAGGTGTAGGACAGCAGATCGTTGTATGCCGAGATGCGGGAGAGCTCCTGTCGGGGGACGTGCTGATGAACACAGCTGTCCCAGGCGATCGAAGGAGCAGCGAATCCCAGCCCGGAGACGAACGCGCAGAGCAGAAACCAGGGCGCCGAAAGACCGCCACCCAAGCCAAGAAGCCCGAACGCGCCCAAGGCGGCCAGAATCTGGCCGGCACACAGAAACCGTTGTGGGGCAATGCGGTACAGCAGCACACCCATCAACAGGGCGCCGATGGCGCGCACACTCAACGCCATGCCCCACACCGGCGCGGTGGCCAGCTCTGGGCCCAGGATTTGCCATGTTCCCGTGCCCACCAGGTTGATGACCGCGAATGACGCAGTGGTCGCCCACAGCCAACGTGTCGATCGGAATGTGCGCCATCCCTCGCATATCTCAATGAGCATGCCGCTCCTGCGGGGGCTGGCCGGCGGCGTCGGGGCCAGTCGAAGT
Proteins encoded:
- a CDS encoding YybH family protein, whose amino-acid sequence is MTTREKALRPEDLTRLFVERANAGDAEGIALLYEKDAVIAYPPGRQTVGRAAIQALWQKVLGNRPHFEPEEPLPTLISGDLALTSTPPKDQVGARAQVVRRQPDGSWLRVLDQPEFTTGR
- a CDS encoding LysR family transcriptional regulator, with amino-acid sequence MELRQLEYFVAVAEEANFTRAAQRVHISQSGISAQIRQLEHELGHPLFDRSTRTAKLTAAGAAALTPARAALAAAASVQEAVDDVVGLLRGRLRIGMVVGCTITPLFIAIEKFHSDHPGVEISVQEGNSEQMIDAVGSGDLDMALVGAAGEPPDWLGAMTIASENLVALVPLGHRLAKRRRIAIDQLDGEPIVSMPAGTGIRATLDIGCAAAGFIPHITVEATAADTVADLVERGLGIGVLSASMTAAHRDHLSAVPLTGIALPALLAVVWSPSPSPALRVFIPQVREAFERGAASSSP
- a CDS encoding alpha/beta fold hydrolase is translated as MADKKYASLAVPGAQLHYEVRGAGPVLLMLTGGHGDAHTMDALANHLADQYTVVTYDRRGLSRSKIDVPPTTLRVETHSEDASRLLTALTTEPAFVFGNSIGALIGLDLTASHPAQVHTLVAHEPPHPPLLAPLDRTHAEATLQEMEITNRTTGPIAALGLLVADIGATYDDLEPGVEPPQRTGPAAANLNFFLTHDLPAVTHYKLNSAKLQAASTGIIPAGGRGSRGTWPNRCAVALANRLRTNMVELPSDHVGYMTHPRAYASALARIFSGLTASPH
- a CDS encoding cellulose-binding domain-containing protein, which produces MAGLEAGVKRWNATLRVTVVALAIAMSCLGIAPVAQAAAAAARLSVSSTWQTGFIAHFTIVNASTVPMTDWRLEFDLPAGESISHTWSSNFAQYGTHYVLTPANWNRIIAPGGTATGGLRGVLSGTYSPPSNCVLNGLYRCT
- a CDS encoding MFS transporter, with the protein product MLAPFVVRMATVPLRSPCCPAMRLSALRSAVHTPFGCFVLGRAVSLAGSAMTPVALSLAVLQASHRLGDLGVVLAAQVTAHLGLLLVGGVLGDRWSRRALLIGTNLGAGLTQGAVAAVLLTGHYQLALVAGLQFVNGALEALASPALRGIVPDLVESARLPRANAALATVKNLTKVLGPAVSGVLVAAGGGGIAVAVDAISFLAAAAIFARLRLAPTPPASPRRSGMLIEICEGWRTFRSTRWLWATTASFAVINLVGTGTWQILGPELATAPVWGMALSVRAIGALLMGVLLYRIAPQRFLCAGQILAALGAFGLLGLGGGLSAPWFLLCAFVSGLGFAAPSIAWDSCVHQHVPRQELSRISAYNDLLSYTCVPVGQLLVGPTAAWLGPATVALYAGIGFVAAALTPLGSRSVRELALQPTG